AGAGCATGAAGGTCATCATATGCGGTGCCGGTCAAGTCGGCTGGCAGATTGCGCGTCACCTTTCGGGCGAACTGAACGATGTGACGGTGGTCGACAACAATCCCGATCTGGTACGTCGCGCGACCGAGACGCTGGACGTGCAGGGGATCGCCGGTTTCGCCAGTTATCCGGATGTGCTGGATCGGGCAGGGGCGCGGGATGCCGATATGATCATCGCCGCGACCCATTCGGATGAGGTGAATATGGTCACCTGCCAGATGGCGCATTCGGTTTTTTCGATCCAGCGCAAGATCGCGCGTTTGCGGTCGAAATCCTATCTTGAAGCAATCCATTCCGATCTCTACCGCCGCGATCATCTGCCCATTGATGTAGTGATCAGCCCGGAACGCGAAGTTGCCGCCGCAGCGATGCGCCGTCTTTCGGCACCTTCTGCTTTCGATACCGAGATATTCATGGATGGAAAGGCGCAACTGCTGGGCATTCGGGTCGAGGAAGACTGCCCAATCGTCAACACACCGCTGCGACAATTGACCGACCTGTTTTCCACGCTCAGCTCGATTGTGGTTGGTGTGCGCCGTGAAGGGACGCTGTTTGCGCCGGAATCCGAGGATCAGCTGTTTGTAGGCGACGAATGCTACGTCTTCACTAGCGTAAAAGACGTTGAACGTACGATGGAGGTGTTCGGCAAGGCTCAGCGTAAGCAAGATCGTGTGGTGATCGTCGGCGGCGGTAATGTCGGGTTGGAAGTGGCCCGCACACTGGAAGAGCGCGAAAGCCGGGTGCGTGCCAAGATCATCGAGCGTGACCGCAAATGCGCCGAAATCGCTGCCGAGGCATTGGAGCGGACGATTGTTCTGAACGGCGACGGCCTAGATTCATCTTTGCTGAGCGAAGCAGGGATTGAGCGCGCCGACGCGATGTTGGCGGTCACGGATGACGATCGCACCAACATGCTGGCCGCGGTACGCGCCAAGGGAGAGGGTTGTCCACTGGCCATCGCCCTGATCAACGACCCCAGCATGGTCGCTTTGATGGGACCGCTGGGGATTGACGCATATATCAACCCGCGCGCCACCACTGTCAGTTCGATCCTGCGTCACATTCGGCACGGGCGCGTGCGTCAGGTGTATTCCATTGGAGATGCCGAGGCCGAGGTAATCGAGGCCGAAGTGCTATCAACCTCGCCCATGGCTGGACAAAAACTGCGCGACATCGATTTCCCAGAAGGCGTCCTGGTCGGCGCAGTACGCAAAGGTGACGAGGTTCTGCGCCCGACCGGCAGCCTGCGCATCGACGAGAAAGACGTGGTGGCGATCTTTGCAATGGCCAAAGACGTGCCCGAGGTTGAGCGTCTGATGCAGGTTTCAATCGATTTCTTCTGATGTTGCAAGCACGCGGACAGCAACGGATCGGAGTATTGCGGCGATTGCCGCTGCTGCTGATGATCTGGGGTATCGTGTCGCTGGCAATGTGGATACCCGCAGTTTATGCGCTGGCGCTGGATGATCACGCCACCTCACGGTCATTCTTCTATTCCGGATTGCTGGGTGTTTTTGCGGTGTCGATCATAGCTCTGGCCATGTCGAACCGACGACCACGGCGGGGAACGCTTGGCCAATTGGCGGTTCTGCTGGCCGCCTTTACCGTACTGCCGATATTTCTTGCTATTCCGTTTCACGATGCGCTGGGGACAACCAGCTTCCTGAACGCTTATTTCGATATGGTCAGCGCGCTGACCACAACCGGCGCTGATCTGTTCCCCGATCCCGCACGCCTTTCGGCGCCGTTGCACCTATGGCGCGCGTTGGTCGGTTGGATGGGCGGATTGCTGATGTGGATCTCGGCGGCCGCGATTCTGGCGCCCTTGTCGTTGGGCGGTTTCGAAGTCACAGCCCGGGGGCAACCGGGGCGTCCCGTCTCGGGCGTGGCACAGAGCGAGAAGTCCGATCCACGCGGCCATCTGATCCGCGTGTCGCGCACATTGGCACCCGTCTATGCGGGTTTGACAGCTGTGATCTGGATCCTGCTGTTGATCGCAGGTGAGCAAGGGCTTACTGCCGTGAGCCACGCGATGTCAGTGATTGCGACTTCCGGCATATCACCCGTCGGTGGATTGGAAGGATCGACCGCAGGAATCACTGGCGAGGCGATCCTGTTCCTGTTCCTGTTCTTTGCCCTGTCGCGGCTGACCTTTTCGACCGATACAGCGACCTCAGGGTATTCGCGGCTGGACAAAGACCCAGAATTTAGGATTGGCATCTTCATCGTGCTGGCGGTCGCTGTGCTGCTGTTCATCCGGTTTTTGGCTGGAACGGCCGAACTGAACATTGCCGTCGAAGTGCGGCAAGCACTTGGCGTTTTTTGGGGGTTCATGTTTACGGCGATGTCGTTTCTGACCACGGCCGGATTTGAAAGCGCCAACTGGAACGACGCGCAGCAATTGTCGGGCTTGAGCACACCGGGCCTGATTCTGATGGGGCTAGCCCTGGTCGGAGGAGGCGTGGCGACGACTGCGGGTGGGGTAAAGCTGTTGCGGGTTTTTGCGCTCTATCTGAATGGCAAGCGCGAGATTGACCGATTGATCTATCCTTCTTCGGTCAGTGGAGAGGGTGGCGGCAACCGCCGCATTCAAAGCGACGGTGCCTTCATCGCCTGGATATTCCTGATGATGTTCGCCCTGACGTTGGCCTTGTTCGATTTGTTGCTGGCCGTCATGGGCGTAGGTTTTGAACAGGCCATGCTGCTCAGCGTTGCCGCACTCAGCACCACGGGGCCGTTGATAGAATTGGCAACGGATGTGCCCATACGTCTGATTGATCTTTCCAGCGGGGCCAAGTTGACGGTCTGCGCGGCGATGGTGATCGGGCGGTTGGAAACTCTTGCTATCGTGGCGCTGATTACGCCAACGCTGTGGCGCGATTGACCCTGCGTCAGGCACCTGGTGTTACTGCCTGATTTTTCATCTGGAATATCTGTGCGCGGCACTCCATACTCTGCCGGAGGGAGCGCGTTGGTCCGCAGCGCGTAGCAAGAACAATGGCGAGATAACAAAATATGGCTTCGGACAGACAGAATCTGCAGGACGCGTTCCTGAACAATGTACGGAAAGCAAAGGTCCCGGTCACAATATTCCTGATCAACGGTGTGAAATTGCAGGGTGTAATCACCTGGTTCGACAACTTCTGCGTGCTGCTGCGCCGCGACGGACAGTCGCAGTTGGTGTACAAGCATGCGATTTCGACCATCATGCCGTCACAGCCGATCAACCTGTATGAGGGCGAAGACGCCTCTTGATGGAACATGAGAGGGCGCACACCCGGGCTTGGGTGCTGCATCCCGAAATCAAATCAGATGAACAGCGCCGTGTCCCCGAACCAGCGCTGGAAGAGGCGGTGGCACTCGCTGCCGCTTTGCCCGATCTGGATGTGGTCGGTTCCGAAATAGTGCGCCTACCGCGCGCGCAGGCTGGTTTTCTGTTCGGCAGCGGCAAGATCGAGGAACTGGCCGAACGCCTCCACGACAATGAGATCGAGCTGGTTCTGATCGACGGGCCAGTGACTCCGGTTCAGCAGCGCAATCTGGAAAAAGCGTGGAAGGTCAAAATCCTCGACCGGACCGGTTTGATTCTGGAAATATTCAGCGACCGTGCGCGTACCCGCGAAGGTGTGCTGCAAGTTGAGATGGCCGCGCTTAGCTATCAGCGTACGCGACTGGTTCGGGCCTGGACCCACCTGGAACGTCAGCGCGGTGGCCTTGGGTTTGTGGGTGGTCCCGGTGAAACTCAGATCGAGGCCGACCGGCGTGCCATTGATGAACAACTGGTCCGCCTGCGCCGCCAATTGCAAAAAGTGGTGAAGACCCGCACCTTACACCGCGCAGCGCGCGCGAAGGTTCCATACCCGATTGTTGCACTTGTTGGCTATACAAACGCCGGGAAATCCACGCTGTTCAACAGCCTAACCGGGGCCGAGGTGATGGCAAAAGACATGCTGTTCGCCACGTTGGACCCAACCATGCGACGGGTTGAGCTGCCGGATGGCCCCGAGGTGATCCTGTCCGATACCGTGGGTTTCATCTCGAACCTGCCCACGGAACTGGTTGCGGCCTTCCGCGCCACGCTGGAAGAGGTTCTGGGGGCTGATCTGGTCGTGCATGTCCGCGATATCAGCCACGAAGAAACCGAAGCACAGGCACGGGATGTTGAGGCGATCCTGAACTCTTTGGGTGTCGAGGACAGTCGCCCCCGGTTGGAGGTTTGGAACAAGATCGACTTGCTGAGCCCGGAAGACCGCGAAGCCGCGCTTGCCCGGGCCGAGCGTGATCCGGCGATCTTTGCCATATCGGCCGTAACGGGCCAAGGTGTTGATCCACTGCTGTCTGAAATCGCCACGATCCTGCAGGGCGCGCGGCATGAGACTATCCTGAAACTGGGCTTTGCCGATGGTGACAAACGCGCGTGGCTCTATCGTCAGGATGTGGTCAGGTCTGAAGATCAGACCGAAGCGGGGTTCGAGATCACGGTGCTCTGGACTGACAAGCAGGCGTCCCGCTTCGCGGCGTTCTAGGTACCGTCTATCTGGCGCTGGTAATCCTCTGCATCGAACCACCCAAGCGATGATAGCACCTTGTTGTCCTTTGAAAGCTCCCACTCTTCCCAGCCGCGTGTAACGACACGGTTGCCGGTCTCGGCGTGATGGCCTTCGAGGGTCCAGACAAAAATGGCATGCCCTCCGGCCCAACGCATCATATCGCAACGCACCTCAAGATCGGGGAATTCTGCATAGAACCCGCGGGCCATTTCAGCGATTTCGGCATGGCCGCGCAGGGGCTCACCGCGATTAATGCTGATCTGACCTTCGGGGGCGAAAAAACCGGCGACCAAGTCGGGATCGCCCGAGCTCCAGGCGATGGCATAATCGCGTGCGAGATTGTTTAAGGTGTCTCGAAAGCTGCCCATGCATTTTCCCCCTTCGTGCAATGCGACGGCCAGACGAGTTTAGGCGATAACGAAGGGGTGCGCCACGCGAGGTTCAAAAAGGGGCGGGGATTTGCCGATCAGATCAGCGCGGGTTCAGGACGGTCACACCAACTGCCGCTGCTCGGGCAAGCCCGATATCCAGCGACATGGGGATGTATTCCCCGCGCCGCCATAGTTGGGCCTGATCGTCATAATAGCGAGATAGGAAATGGCCTGACTGGCCAGTTGCGGTGATGAAAACCGAACTATCGGGGTCCGCAAAATCGTAGACGCCACGATAACCTGCGCCATGCACATTCTGGAACGGGTCCGGTCCTTCGCCTGACGTGCGCCCGCGCAGCAGTGTGTTATCGCCACCGCTGGTGGATTGGCGGATGTTGACGAAAAACCGCAGCACCGGAACCTGGCCCAGCGCAGGGTGGTCCTGGGTGGCCTGATGCGCATCGCCCCAGCGTAAAGATTCGAGTGCGGGGCCATAGCGCTCGGAAATCCAAATGATCGCGTCATCCAGGGCCAGTCGTGCCATGTCGGTGCAATTTTCAACGGGAGCGCTCTGAACCACGTCGCACCAGACCGAGGCACCGTCGATATCGCGATACACCCGTTCGATAAACAGCGGCTCGACATGCTTGTACTCGGCAGCCAGCGGACCAAGTTCGTCCGAGATCAGGCGGATTTGCAGCGCGCGCAACCATGCGGCGTAGATCAGGGGTTCCGGCAGATGCTCGTTCATCTCACCGTTCCAGTTGGCCAGCAGATCCAGCGCGATTTGACGCTGCCGTTCGGGCGTGCCTTCGGGTGCCGACTCACCGGTAAACCAGAGGTCGGCGCCGATCAGAGGAAGCAGTGATCGCGCTGTAAAGCTAACCGTGTCCAACTGCGCTTCGATAAAACTGTCACGCGTATGTACCTCGCGCGATTGCATCAGGCGTTCCCAGCGATTGACCCGCTGGGTGTCGCCCCACTCGTACGACACATGGCGGGGGAAGGGCCGGTCGATAATCTTGTTGTTGGTGTTACCCAGAACTCCGCCGACCGGGGCCACGAATTCAGGATTGTCTGAGTAGGGCAGGCGGCCCTGCCAACGGTTCCGTTCCAGCCAGCCGGGGGTGGGAATGCGGCCTCGGCTTTGATTGTTCAGATCGCGCCGGGGCATTGCGCCGACCAGTTTCATGCCGATCGTGTCTTTATCGACAAGCGACAAGTTTTGCGAAGGGGCAATATAGTCCTCGGCCGCGTCAATGGCGTCTCGAACTGAATCGGCATTCATCAGCGCCAAAGAGGCGCTCATGGATGTATCGCGGGGGCTAAGCGCGCTCCACGACAGAGACGCGACATGGCCCGGTGGTGTGATGGTTTCCAGATCATAATGCGTGCCCGGCAGAACCGGGCCATTCTCGGTCCAGCGCAGGGTCAGGGTAATTGGGGCGGCGTCTTTGATCTCGATAATCGAAGGGCGGGTCTGAAAGCGTTTGTAGCCGTCTGGAGTAAGGTATTCTTCGGGATTGTCGGGGTTCAGTTGTTCGATGTGAACGTCCTGATCGTCCAGATAGGAGGAGGTAAGGCCCCAACCCAAGCGCTCACTCCGTCCGGCTGAGATTGCCGGTACGCCTGGAATGGTTGCACCGATAACGCCGCCTTTGGCCAGTTCCAGCCGCGCCAGATACCAGATACCCGGGGCGGTGAGGCCCAGATGCGGATCGTTTGCCAGCAACGTGCCACCGCTGGCCGAGCGGGACGGCGCGGCGGTCCACGCGTTTGACGCACCTGCCAGCCCGCGCTGCGGGAAAGGCGACAGCGGCGTGTCGGGCATCGGGGTGCCTTGGGCATAGCGCGGAAGGTCTGGAAACAGATCAGCATACTCGGGCAGCGCGGCAATACCGGGACCGGGGACGTCGGGCAGAATGTCGGCCAGCCGTGCGGGATTATCCAGCATCAGCGATGTGCGTGCGCGCAACACTTCATCAGCAAGATGGCCGGAAAGCTGAAGGCTCATCAGCTTGATAATCGCTACGCTGTCGCCCGGCTGCCATGGGGGAACGGGGGCGTTGAACAGGAACATCTCGGGGGCGCCACGTCCAAGCGCCTGTTCGTTGATCTCGGTAAGCCGAGCATTGATCCCTGCGGAATAAGCGCGAAGCGCGGCCTTGGTATAGTCGTCCTGAAACTCGACTGAGCGATGGGCGAGTCCGTAAAGATCGAAACGACGCAGTAATTTGTCGATGGCTACCGTGCGCTGGCCGAACACTTCGGACAAGCGGCCCTGTGCGGTCCGACGCAGAATGGTCATCTGCCACAGCCTGTCTTGTGCATGGGCATAGCCCAGACCAAAGAACACGTCCGGGTCGGACTGGCCCAGTATATGCGGCACATTTGCAGTGTCGCGAACGATCTCGACAGGGGCAGTTATTCCTTCAACTTCAAGCGTTTGATTGTATTCAGGCAGGGATTGGCTGGCCAGAAAGTAGACCAACCCCACAGCAGCGATTGCCAGCAGGATCAGGCCTGTCGTAAGTCTCACCAGCCAGCGAAAAACCAGACCCATCTGTCCCCCGAGAATTCTATGCGGTCATTTGCGCCAAGGTTACTGGAACCTCCGCCCGACCGAAAGAGGAATGCCACTGGAATTTGTGGAAATCCGCGAAAACTCGGAGCCCCGCCACAAGATGTAGCGGGGCTCGTCAGAGGGGGGAGGGTGGTATCTTGGGTCTTAGGGGATGATGCGCGTATATTTGGTGCCTTCGACCGTCGCGCCGAACTTCAGACCCGCTTGTCCAAAGACTGCGGCCAGCACGGGTTTGCGCAACTGAGTGGTGTCGGTCGACAAGGATTCTCCGGTCGCGTCGACGACGTATCCGATATCTGCACCGGCCGTCCAACCGCTGGAGCGGCGGAAATCGTTCAAGGCCTCTTCGGTCATAAAGAACAGAACATGCGCATATTGCTGTGCGCCGATCTGCAGGCCCGCAGTACCGGAGATGGCGGAATAATAGTCGACCGTCGCGCCCTGAATACGCAGTGCACCCTGACCATAGGCGCCACCAAAGATAAATCCGGCATCTGTAATCAGTGGCATGACCAACATTCCGTTGGCCTTGTTGGCAATCTCAACGGTGTTGGGATACTTGCTGTACATCTCGTTCAGCGTCGCGTCGACGCGCGCGTCGAGTGTGACTGCGTTGGAGTTGCCAACGCCGTTGCCGCAGGCGGCGGTCAGCGTCAGTCCGGCCATGCCAAAAGCAAAACCGCGACGGCTAAGTCGGGGGGAGTTTGAACTGCTCATGTTTCTCTGTCTCTGTGTATGTGCCTGAAATGTCGGGTGTTCCCGATCTTGTCTGCAAGAATACGCCGATTGCACCGGCCTGTCACGGGAAAGCTGTGCTGCGCACGCAGCAAATCGGCGAAAAATTGCGACAATCTGAGGTGTTAGCCCTGCAGGATGCGCGCGGCTTCGGGTGCAAAATAGGTCAGGATGCCGTCACACCCTGCGCGCTTGAAGGCCAGTAGGCTTTCCAGCATCACCCTTTCGCCGTCGATCCAACCGTTTTGTGCAGCGGCTTGGATCATCGCATATTCGCCAGACACCTGATAGGCATAGGTCGGCGCACCGAAGCTGTCTTTGACCCGTCGGCAGATGTCCAAGTATGGCATCCCCGGTTTGATCATGACCATATCTGCACCCTCGGTCAGATCGCGCTCGATCAGACGCAGGGCCTCGTCCGAGTTGGCAGGATCCATCTGATAGGTCTTCTTGTCACCGGTCAGCGCGCCTGATGCCCCAACGGCGTCGCGGA
The Ruegeria sp. SCSIO 43209 genome window above contains:
- the trkA gene encoding Trk system potassium transporter TrkA translates to MKVIICGAGQVGWQIARHLSGELNDVTVVDNNPDLVRRATETLDVQGIAGFASYPDVLDRAGARDADMIIAATHSDEVNMVTCQMAHSVFSIQRKIARLRSKSYLEAIHSDLYRRDHLPIDVVISPEREVAAAAMRRLSAPSAFDTEIFMDGKAQLLGIRVEEDCPIVNTPLRQLTDLFSTLSSIVVGVRREGTLFAPESEDQLFVGDECYVFTSVKDVERTMEVFGKAQRKQDRVVIVGGGNVGLEVARTLEERESRVRAKIIERDRKCAEIAAEALERTIVLNGDGLDSSLLSEAGIERADAMLAVTDDDRTNMLAAVRAKGEGCPLAIALINDPSMVALMGPLGIDAYINPRATTVSSILRHIRHGRVRQVYSIGDAEAEVIEAEVLSTSPMAGQKLRDIDFPEGVLVGAVRKGDEVLRPTGSLRIDEKDVVAIFAMAKDVPEVERLMQVSIDFF
- the hflX gene encoding GTPase HflX, whose product is MEHERAHTRAWVLHPEIKSDEQRRVPEPALEEAVALAAALPDLDVVGSEIVRLPRAQAGFLFGSGKIEELAERLHDNEIELVLIDGPVTPVQQRNLEKAWKVKILDRTGLILEIFSDRARTREGVLQVEMAALSYQRTRLVRAWTHLERQRGGLGFVGGPGETQIEADRRAIDEQLVRLRRQLQKVVKTRTLHRAARAKVPYPIVALVGYTNAGKSTLFNSLTGAEVMAKDMLFATLDPTMRRVELPDGPEVILSDTVGFISNLPTELVAAFRATLEEVLGADLVVHVRDISHEETEAQARDVEAILNSLGVEDSRPRLEVWNKIDLLSPEDREAALARAERDPAIFAISAVTGQGVDPLLSEIATILQGARHETILKLGFADGDKRAWLYRQDVVRSEDQTEAGFEITVLWTDKQASRFAAF
- a CDS encoding penicillin acylase family protein; its protein translation is MGLVFRWLVRLTTGLILLAIAAVGLVYFLASQSLPEYNQTLEVEGITAPVEIVRDTANVPHILGQSDPDVFFGLGYAHAQDRLWQMTILRRTAQGRLSEVFGQRTVAIDKLLRRFDLYGLAHRSVEFQDDYTKAALRAYSAGINARLTEINEQALGRGAPEMFLFNAPVPPWQPGDSVAIIKLMSLQLSGHLADEVLRARTSLMLDNPARLADILPDVPGPGIAALPEYADLFPDLPRYAQGTPMPDTPLSPFPQRGLAGASNAWTAAPSRSASGGTLLANDPHLGLTAPGIWYLARLELAKGGVIGATIPGVPAISAGRSERLGWGLTSSYLDDQDVHIEQLNPDNPEEYLTPDGYKRFQTRPSIIEIKDAAPITLTLRWTENGPVLPGTHYDLETITPPGHVASLSWSALSPRDTSMSASLALMNADSVRDAIDAAEDYIAPSQNLSLVDKDTIGMKLVGAMPRRDLNNQSRGRIPTPGWLERNRWQGRLPYSDNPEFVAPVGGVLGNTNNKIIDRPFPRHVSYEWGDTQRVNRWERLMQSREVHTRDSFIEAQLDTVSFTARSLLPLIGADLWFTGESAPEGTPERQRQIALDLLANWNGEMNEHLPEPLIYAAWLRALQIRLISDELGPLAAEYKHVEPLFIERVYRDIDGASVWCDVVQSAPVENCTDMARLALDDAIIWISERYGPALESLRWGDAHQATQDHPALGQVPVLRFFVNIRQSTSGGDNTLLRGRTSGEGPDPFQNVHGAGYRGVYDFADPDSSVFITATGQSGHFLSRYYDDQAQLWRRGEYIPMSLDIGLARAAAVGVTVLNPR
- a CDS encoding TrkH family potassium uptake protein, giving the protein MLQARGQQRIGVLRRLPLLLMIWGIVSLAMWIPAVYALALDDHATSRSFFYSGLLGVFAVSIIALAMSNRRPRRGTLGQLAVLLAAFTVLPIFLAIPFHDALGTTSFLNAYFDMVSALTTTGADLFPDPARLSAPLHLWRALVGWMGGLLMWISAAAILAPLSLGGFEVTARGQPGRPVSGVAQSEKSDPRGHLIRVSRTLAPVYAGLTAVIWILLLIAGEQGLTAVSHAMSVIATSGISPVGGLEGSTAGITGEAILFLFLFFALSRLTFSTDTATSGYSRLDKDPEFRIGIFIVLAVAVLLFIRFLAGTAELNIAVEVRQALGVFWGFMFTAMSFLTTAGFESANWNDAQQLSGLSTPGLILMGLALVGGGVATTAGGVKLLRVFALYLNGKREIDRLIYPSSVSGEGGGNRRIQSDGAFIAWIFLMMFALTLALFDLLLAVMGVGFEQAMLLSVAALSTTGPLIELATDVPIRLIDLSSGAKLTVCAAMVIGRLETLAIVALITPTLWRD
- the hfq gene encoding RNA chaperone Hfq produces the protein MASDRQNLQDAFLNNVRKAKVPVTIFLINGVKLQGVITWFDNFCVLLRRDGQSQLVYKHAISTIMPSQPINLYEGEDAS
- a CDS encoding nuclear transport factor 2 family protein; amino-acid sequence: MGSFRDTLNNLARDYAIAWSSGDPDLVAGFFAPEGQISINRGEPLRGHAEIAEMARGFYAEFPDLEVRCDMMRWAGGHAIFVWTLEGHHAETGNRVVTRGWEEWELSKDNKVLSSLGWFDAEDYQRQIDGT
- a CDS encoding YSC84-related protein — its product is MSSSNSPRLSRRGFAFGMAGLTLTAACGNGVGNSNAVTLDARVDATLNEMYSKYPNTVEIANKANGMLVMPLITDAGFIFGGAYGQGALRIQGATVDYYSAISGTAGLQIGAQQYAHVLFFMTEEALNDFRRSSGWTAGADIGYVVDATGESLSTDTTQLRKPVLAAVFGQAGLKFGATVEGTKYTRIIP